The Candidatus Zixiibacteriota bacterium sequence TAGACTTTTTCTTTGCATGAAATCAGCCTCGCCCTTTTAATTCCCCATGCAACTGGCGCCGGCGTATCTGCTCTTCTGTGTAATCATCTGGGGATGGACTTTTGTCGCTACGCGGGTGTGTCTGCAATACCTTAACCCGGTCGAGCTGTTCGGACTGCGACTCATAACCGGGCTGCCGCTTCTCGTTATCGTCATCCTCGCCAAAGGCATCAAGTTTGAGTTCACGGGCAAGGAACGAAGAACCATTCTCATCGGCTCCGCGATTATCACCGCCCACTTCCTGGTTCAGATCACCGGCCTCCAATATACCTCGGCCACCAACACCGGCTGGATTATTGCGGTCAGCCCGCTCGTCATGGCAGTGATGGCCTACCTGTTCTTGAAGGAGCGACTGAAGCGCAGTGCCATTGTAGGAATCGTGGTTGCCACAGTCGGTATCCTGCTTCTGGTCTCCAAAGGACGACTGAACTCGCTGGCCTGGCTTGGTTCGGTCGGCGACTGGCTGGTGCTCATCTCGGCCCACACCTGGGCGCTGTACACGATTGTTATCCGTGACCTCACCCGCACGCGACACCCGTTAGCAGTCACGATTGCAGTGCTGGCGCCCTCGGCGCTGGTGGTGGTCGGATACATGGCGGTCAACTCCGACTGGTCGCGGTTTATCCACATGCCCCTCGATGGAATCGTTGCCATGCTCTTTCTCGGCATTCTTGGACTGGCGCTCGGGCACTGGTTCTGGCAGGAGGGCCTGGCCCGAATAGGCGCGGCGCGAGCCGGAATCTACCTGTATCTCGAACCGGTGGCGACCACCGTGCTGGCCGTGCCGTACTTACACGAGGAATTCGGCCCGCTGACCGCGTTGGGCGGCTTGATGGTGCTGGCCGGAGTGTACGTAGCCGAGGGGCGGCGGAGCCGGTCGACACCGCAGAAACAAGACTGACGTGCCGGTAAATGCATCTTCTCGATCTCAGGTGTGGATACTCATCGTGATTCCGCCCGCGAGTGGCTCGTAACAACCGCGCTGGCTTACCTGGGCACACCCTATGTTTGGGGAGGCGATGACCCCTCCGGGTTCGACTGTTCCGGTCTTGTTGTAGAGTGCCTGAAGTCAGTCGGTTTGCTGGACTCTGTAGATCTTTCAGCCGACGGCCTTCTTGTGAAGTTTCGTGATTATGCAGTCGCGCAGCCTGCGCGGGGCTGTCTCGTCTTTCTACTGGACCGGGCCGGCAAGGCGCGCCATGTCGGTATCTGTCTGGACCGGTGGCACTTTATCGAAGCGGGCGGAGGCGACAACAGCGTCGCTGATCAGTCCGCAGCATGGAAGCGCAACGCTTTTGTCCGGATCAGGCCGCTCCCCAATCCCGGCTCACGACGTATTGTCTGCGATCCAATATCAGCCCTAAAGGAATGAGCCACCCAACGGGTATTGGGTGGCTCGTACAGGCATTAGGATACCTGTGGGACAGGGACAGTTTTAACAAGAACCGTCAACTGATCCAGGCGTCCGTGTCGATGCTGTCGGTGCAAGTTGTCTCGTCAAGGTGCAGGTCAAGTCGAGCGGTCCTTGCTAATCCAGCGTTTGTTTCTTAGACGGACGACTATCGGGAATGTTCAGAAAAAAGCGGCGCGGCGGCAAAAATCTGATCATGGTTCGGGCGCACCAACTGTCGGGCAGCCCGCCGTGGCGGGGCCTGTCAGCACCCTTGCGTACTGCGCCGTTATTCCATTGCCTTGATAGCGCGGATTACCTCGCCCGGGGATGTCACATGCATCAGTTCCTCGCGGAATGACTCGCGCTGGAGCATTTGCGATAAGCTCTTGAACACCTTGAGGTAGAGGGCATCGTCATACGGCGGAGCCGCCATGACGAAAAAAAGATGAGTGAGTTTCTGATCAAGCGAGTCGAAATCGTATCCCGCAGTAGAGCGTGCGAACGCCAGCATCAAATCTTTCGCCTGAAGCGAGCGAATGTGCGGGATTGCCACCCCGTGACCGATTCCGGTGGTGGCCTTCTTCTCGCGGTTGACAAAATCGGTAACCAATTTGGTGCGGTTGCCGATCCGCGCGCCGTTTTCCAGAAGCGAGACCAACTCGTTGATAATCATCCGCTTGCTGTCCTCCCGCCACTTGGCCAGCGATGCCCCCTCGGCGGGCGGTTCGATCACCGTCTCCATCTCGAGTTTGATCAGGTCTTCTGTCAAATACCGCGACAACTTCATAATACTACTTTATCGGCCAAACAGCGCCGCTGTGTGAGGGGGCAATAAGGACCGCGCCTACGCCAGTGTCAAGCAACACGCGGCCACTGGCCCATTCAGGCCGCCCCAGCCTCACTGCTGAGAACGACGACAGATTATATCCTGTTTAGCCTGTCTGTGGGTCGTGTCCGGATCGCCTCTGGATTGATGTCGGCGCCTCAAGTTTATGGTCTGTAACTTATTGTGGGACAGTATATTACCGTCATAGAACAGGCGTGGATACAGTTGACGCTTTTCGCGGAATCCGAAGGCTTCCGGACAGATCGGCGGTCGCATCCCACGCACCAGCGGGGTCGGCTATCCCAAAACGAAGGCGGAGCATTCAATTCACCCCTCACAGTCTCGTGCGCCGTACGGAAGGCGGCCAATTCAGATGCGACCAGACGTTACATGGCGCAGCTTCATGCTCGATACGTTTTGCACAACTGTCGCCGCGAAACCGTTATGCTTTAGGAGCCGGCCGCATTTTCCTGTTGTGCGGCACTGGAGGGGCCGATATATTGGTCCGCTGATGAGTATGACGTGTCATAGGGAGACAGAAGGATGAAGAGAGCTGTTTGGTTGTGGGCCGCCGGGCTGATTCTGACGCTGGCCGCCGCGCTGGTGGTGTCTTGCCGCGACGATGTTTACGTGCCCTTTCCGCCATCGATAAATGGCAACTACACAGGCATTTACAAGTTTACCGAGATTCACAACACGGTTGATACCCAGATCGACACAAGCCAGTTGATCGAATTCATGTTTCGCAAGCCGGACTATTCCATGGACATGGACGGCAGCATCGCTGAATCCTCGAGGGTGTTCTGCGACGTTCTTGGAACATACGTTCTGGGCAACGGGGTGGCCATGACTATTACTGATTCCAATTACACTCGCGGTGTGTGCACTCAGTATTGGGGTCCCGGCGGGTATTTCAGCTTGGACCAGACCACTGATACCACACGGTTGTTGCACGACTCCACGGCCAATGTCGATGGAACGACTATTAGGTACATCAGGCTGCTTCGCTTGGTTCGAAAGTAACATCTTTCGACTTCCAGAAAAACCTACCTTGCCGGCCCGCTCTTCAGGGCCGGCACTTTTTTTTCTATCCATGTTCGTTTTCACTGACAGGATCTGTCAGTGGCCCTGCCTATATCAGGCAGGGGAGGCGGTCGACCGGGCAACCNNNNNNNNNNCGGCGGGGAGTAACCAGGGCCCGGTCCGGCGCCATTTGTCGGGCCACAACCATGAGGTATCGCGACATGCTTTCCAAGGTTCTCTCGGCGGCTACGCTCGGTGTCGACGCTTATGAGGTTGAGGTCGAAGCCGATATCCAACAACAACTTCCGCTGTTTATTACGGTGGGTTTGCCTGACGGTGCGGTGCGCGAGTCCAAAGAGCGGGTCACCGCCGCAATCAAAAACTCCGACTTCATCTTCCCGGCCAAGAAGGTCACGATTAACCTGGCCCCGGCGGATATCAAAAAAGAGGGTTCGGCGTTCGATCTTCCGATCGCGGTCGGCATACTCGCCGCCACTGGCCAGATACTGTGTGACCGGTTCGACGAATACGTGATGTTGGGCGAGCTTTCGCTCGACGGGGCGCTGCGCCCTGTGCCGGGAGTTCTGCCGATGGCGATGAGTTTCAATCCTGAGTCGAAGGTACGGGGAATCCTGGTGCCGGCGGAGAACGCCTGCGAGGCCGCGATGGCCGACACGGTGCCGGTGTACCCGGTAAAGTCGCTCAAGGAAGCGGTGCACTTTTTCGAGGACCAGACCACAATCAGCCCGCACAAGATCGACATTAAGTCGGTATTCGACAGTGCTCGCACCTATCCGTTCGACTTCTCCGATGTCAAGGGACAGGAAACCGCCAAGCGGGCGCTCGAGGTCGCCGCGGCGGGCGGTCATAACGTGATCATGATCGGCCCGCCCGGCTCCGGCAAGACGATGCTGGCGCGTCGCCTGCCGACCGTCCTGCCTGACATGACTCTCGGTGAGGCGCTTGAAACCACGAAGATACATTCGGTCGCCGGGCGCCTCCCCGCCGACTCGGCACTGGTAGCCACGCGTCCTGCCCGCTCGCCGCATCATACGATTTCATACGCGGGACTGATCGGCGGCGGGGCAATTCCGAAACCGGGTGAGGTGTCGCTCGCTCACAACGGCGTGTTGTTTCTGGACGAACTTCCTGAATTCAAGAAAGACATTCTGGAAATGCTGCGCCAGCCTATGGAGGACAACCACGTGACCATCTC is a genomic window containing:
- a CDS encoding DMT family transporter → MQLAPAYLLFCVIIWGWTFVATRVCLQYLNPVELFGLRLITGLPLLVIVILAKGIKFEFTGKERRTILIGSAIITAHFLVQITGLQYTSATNTGWIIAVSPLVMAVMAYLFLKERLKRSAIVGIVVATVGILLLVSKGRLNSLAWLGSVGDWLVLISAHTWALYTIVIRDLTRTRHPLAVTIAVLAPSALVVVGYMAVNSDWSRFIHMPLDGIVAMLFLGILGLALGHWFWQEGLARIGAARAGIYLYLEPVATTVLAVPYLHEEFGPLTALGGLMVLAGVYVAEGRRSRSTPQKQD
- a CDS encoding NlpC/P60 family protein translates to MDTHRDSAREWLVTTALAYLGTPYVWGGDDPSGFDCSGLVVECLKSVGLLDSVDLSADGLLVKFRDYAVAQPARGCLVFLLDRAGKARHVGICLDRWHFIEAGGGDNSVADQSAAWKRNAFVRIRPLPNPGSRRIVCDPISALKE
- a CDS encoding PTS sugar transporter subunit IIA, producing the protein MKLSRYLTEDLIKLEMETVIEPPAEGASLAKWREDSKRMIINELVSLLENGARIGNRTKLVTDFVNREKKATTGIGHGVAIPHIRSLQAKDLMLAFARSTAGYDFDSLDQKLTHLFFVMAAPPYDDALYLKVFKSLSQMLQRESFREELMHVTSPGEVIRAIKAME
- a CDS encoding YifB family Mg chelatase-like AAA ATPase, which gives rise to MLSKVLSAATLGVDAYEVEVEADIQQQLPLFITVGLPDGAVRESKERVTAAIKNSDFIFPAKKVTINLAPADIKKEGSAFDLPIAVGILAATGQILCDRFDEYVMLGELSLDGALRPVPGVLPMAMSFNPESKVRGILVPAENACEAAMADTVPVYPVKSLKEAVHFFEDQTTISPHKIDIKSVFDSARTYPFDFSDVKGQETAKRALEVAAAGGHNVIMIGPPGSGKTMLARRLPTVLPDMTLGEALETTKIHSVAGRLPADSALVATRPARSPHHTISYAGLIGGGAIPKPGEVSLAHNGVLFLDELPEFKKDILEMLRQPMEDNHVTISRAATTLTYPARFMLVAAMNPCPCGYNGDLGHECKCTGSEIQRYMSRISGPLLDRIDIHVSVPSVKFKELSSDTRGEKSELIRARVNSARQRQLDRFKGEKSLYSNAQMESRDIRRFCQLDDKSQALLALAIKQQGLSARAYDRILKVSRTIADLDNSDDIQMGHVAEAIHYRTLDRHLWL